In Modestobacter versicolor, a single genomic region encodes these proteins:
- a CDS encoding metal-dependent hydrolase family protein, with product MTRRVFSGGQVLDGTGSPPAPGDVAVEDGRVVEVGTGLDGDEVVDCTGATVLPGLFDCHVHVMLSGVDTLRHLQTPFSYGFYEAVHNLRRTLALGITNVRDAGGADLGVAEAVRNGLIAGPRMQIAISMLSQTGGHGDGWHVCGAEVPLMGPHPGRPDTVVDGPDEMRRTVRELFRAGADVIKVATSGGVLSARDDPRHPHFRPAELDVLVEEAEAAGAFVMAHAQGAEGIKAAVRAGIRSIEHGIYLDDEAIELMLTRGTWLVPTLAAPRAVLTAVANGASLPDAVVEKARSVQSVHDASVARAVEAGVKVAMGTDSGVGPHGDNLSELGLMAGCGMSPEQAWHAATLSAAELLGVADELGSLEPGKRADVVVLDGDAGDLTGLPGRVREVWRDGELVAAGGATVDAGTIPPR from the coding sequence ATGACGCGACGCGTGTTCTCCGGTGGGCAGGTCCTCGACGGCACGGGCAGCCCCCCAGCACCAGGTGACGTGGCGGTGGAGGACGGCCGGGTCGTCGAGGTCGGCACCGGGCTGGACGGCGACGAGGTCGTCGACTGCACCGGGGCCACCGTGCTGCCGGGCCTGTTCGACTGCCACGTGCACGTGATGCTGAGCGGCGTCGACACCCTGCGGCACCTGCAGACCCCGTTCAGCTACGGGTTCTACGAGGCGGTGCACAACCTGCGCCGCACCCTGGCCCTGGGCATCACGAACGTGCGCGACGCCGGCGGCGCGGACCTCGGGGTCGCGGAGGCGGTGCGCAACGGCCTCATCGCCGGCCCGCGGATGCAGATCGCGATCAGCATGCTGTCCCAGACCGGCGGGCACGGCGACGGCTGGCACGTCTGCGGCGCCGAGGTGCCGCTGATGGGCCCGCACCCGGGGCGCCCGGACACCGTCGTCGACGGACCCGACGAGATGCGCCGCACCGTGCGCGAGCTGTTCCGCGCCGGCGCCGACGTCATCAAGGTCGCCACCAGCGGCGGCGTTCTCTCCGCCCGGGACGACCCGCGGCACCCGCACTTCCGCCCGGCCGAGCTCGACGTCCTGGTCGAGGAGGCCGAGGCGGCCGGTGCCTTCGTCATGGCCCACGCGCAGGGTGCGGAGGGCATCAAGGCCGCCGTGCGGGCCGGCATCCGCTCCATCGAGCACGGCATCTACCTGGACGACGAGGCGATCGAGCTGATGCTGACGCGGGGCACCTGGCTGGTGCCGACCCTCGCCGCTCCCCGCGCGGTGCTGACCGCGGTGGCCAACGGCGCCTCGCTCCCGGACGCGGTGGTCGAGAAGGCGCGGTCGGTGCAGTCGGTGCACGACGCGTCCGTCGCCCGGGCCGTCGAGGCCGGGGTCAAGGTCGCCATGGGCACCGACAGCGGCGTCGGCCCGCACGGCGACAACCTCTCCGAGCTGGGCCTGATGGCCGGCTGCGGGATGAGCCCCGAGCAGGCCTGGCACGCCGCCACCCTGTCCGCGGCCGAGCTGCTGGGCGTGGCCGACGAGCTGGGCAGCCTGGAGCCGGGCAAGCGCGCGGACGTCGTCGTCCTGGACGGCGACGCCGGCGACCTCACCGGGCTGCCCGGCCGGGTGCGCGAGGTCTGGCGGGACGGCGAGCTGGTCGCCGCCGGCGGCGCCACCGTCGACGCAGGGACGATCCCGCCGCGCTGA
- a CDS encoding TerC family protein, producing the protein MDVPFWIWAITIAAIVGMLVFDFVGHVRTPHAPSLKEAATWSAVYVGIAVLFGLGVFWFGGATPGGEYFAGYITEKSLSVDNLFVFVLIMASFGVPRIAQQKVLLFGITFALVLRTIFILIGAAAIENYSWVFWIFGGILIYTAVVQARSGGHNGDEEFKENAVLRLVRRVVPTTEEHHGDKMTVKLQGKRYITPLAIALIAIGSADIIFAVDSIPAIFGLTQDTYLVFAANAFSLLGLRQLFFLIDGLLDRLVYLAYGLAVILTFIGAKLVIHAMHTNELSWINGGEHITVIPEIPTWLSLAVILVTLLVTTVTSLRHDRKVRERRQARDAAAGTATPATGTATPTTGIEGTDTRTATDDRTSHDADGTDDVDRISDDPDAERVGPAAGR; encoded by the coding sequence ATGGACGTCCCGTTCTGGATCTGGGCGATCACGATCGCCGCGATCGTCGGCATGCTCGTCTTCGACTTCGTCGGCCACGTGCGCACCCCGCACGCCCCCTCGCTGAAGGAGGCCGCGACCTGGTCGGCGGTCTACGTCGGCATCGCCGTGCTGTTCGGTCTCGGCGTCTTCTGGTTCGGCGGGGCCACCCCGGGCGGTGAGTACTTCGCCGGCTACATCACCGAGAAGAGCCTCTCGGTCGACAACCTCTTCGTCTTCGTGCTGATCATGGCCAGCTTCGGCGTCCCCCGGATCGCCCAGCAGAAGGTGCTGCTCTTCGGCATCACCTTCGCGCTGGTGCTCCGCACGATCTTCATCCTCATCGGCGCGGCGGCGATCGAGAACTACAGCTGGGTGTTCTGGATCTTCGGCGGCATCCTGATCTACACCGCCGTCGTCCAGGCCCGCAGTGGTGGCCACAACGGTGACGAGGAGTTCAAGGAGAACGCCGTCCTCCGGCTGGTGCGCCGGGTCGTGCCGACCACCGAGGAGCACCACGGCGACAAGATGACGGTGAAGCTGCAGGGCAAGCGGTACATCACGCCCCTGGCCATCGCGCTCATCGCCATCGGCAGCGCCGACATCATCTTCGCCGTCGACTCGATCCCGGCGATCTTCGGTCTGACCCAGGACACCTACCTGGTGTTCGCCGCCAACGCCTTCTCCCTGCTGGGCTTGCGGCAGCTGTTCTTCCTCATCGACGGCCTGCTCGACCGGCTGGTCTACCTGGCCTACGGGCTCGCGGTGATCCTCACCTTCATCGGCGCCAAGCTGGTCATCCACGCCATGCACACCAACGAGCTGTCCTGGATCAACGGCGGCGAGCACATCACCGTGATCCCGGAGATCCCGACCTGGCTCTCGCTGGCGGTCATCCTGGTGACCCTGCTGGTGACGACGGTGACCAGCCTCCGGCACGACCGGAAGGTGCGCGAGCGCCGTCAGGCCCGGGACGCCGCCGCCGGCACCGCGACCCCGGCCACCGGCACGGCGACCCCCACCACCGGCATCGAGGGCACGGATACCCGGACCGCCACCGACGACCGCACCAGCCACGACGCCGACGGCACCGACGACGTCGACCGGATCAGCGACGACCCGGACGCCGAGCGCGTCGGCCCGGCGGCCGGGCGATGA
- a CDS encoding MFS transporter, translating to MGPPTDAGRIAGLVGLLFGLAGMGSAAVAVTLPAIAADLDLTTGGVSWVISLYALMLAVATAVYGRVADLAGIRLPLVVGVGLMAAGAVLGGLAPSYPVLLGARLLQGMGAAAVPVLGMAIVSARYEGTVRTTALGQVAGTAAAVSALGPLTGGLVADWAGWRAVVVLPALGLLLVPVLWRSVPTAGTGARLDLLGAVLVAGTAAGLVLLVQSPASGAVIAAVGAALLGLGIPAVAAQVRRRPEGFLPTAVLREPVVVRSALAASAVPAAWFALLIAVPAVLAGEGWTPLHIGLALLPSALTGFLAPRLAGPLLARLRPARSLAVSGVTATVALLVAALGAATGSAPGLVAAVVLVTFAFGLGQPALMAAVGGAVPVEVRGVALGIATLVFLVGGGVGSAVVGGAGEVLGLDRSLLLLAVLPLLGALGLVPGIRADRRDPGALTP from the coding sequence ATGGGCCCCCCGACCGACGCCGGACGGATCGCCGGTCTGGTCGGCCTGCTGTTCGGCCTGGCCGGCATGGGCAGCGCGGCGGTCGCGGTCACGCTCCCGGCGATCGCCGCCGACCTCGACCTGACCACCGGTGGCGTCTCCTGGGTGATCAGCCTCTACGCGCTGATGCTCGCCGTGGCCACCGCCGTCTACGGCCGGGTCGCCGACCTCGCCGGCATCCGGCTGCCGCTGGTCGTCGGCGTCGGCCTGATGGCCGCCGGCGCGGTGCTCGGCGGCCTGGCACCGAGCTACCCGGTGCTGCTGGGTGCCCGCCTGCTCCAGGGCATGGGCGCGGCCGCGGTGCCGGTGCTCGGCATGGCCATCGTCAGCGCCCGCTACGAGGGCACGGTGCGCACCACGGCGCTCGGCCAGGTCGCCGGCACGGCCGCGGCGGTCAGCGCGCTGGGCCCGCTGACCGGCGGGCTCGTCGCCGACTGGGCGGGCTGGCGGGCGGTCGTGGTGCTTCCGGCGCTCGGGTTGCTGCTGGTGCCGGTGCTGTGGCGCTCGGTCCCCACCGCGGGGACCGGGGCCCGGCTGGACCTGCTGGGTGCGGTCCTGGTCGCCGGCACCGCCGCCGGCCTGGTGCTCCTCGTGCAGTCCCCGGCGTCGGGCGCGGTGATCGCCGCGGTCGGTGCCGCCCTGCTCGGGCTGGGCATCCCGGCGGTCGCCGCGCAGGTGCGTCGCCGGCCGGAGGGCTTCCTGCCCACGGCCGTCCTGCGCGAGCCGGTGGTGGTCCGCAGCGCGCTGGCCGCCTCCGCCGTCCCGGCCGCCTGGTTCGCCCTGCTGATCGCCGTCCCGGCCGTGCTGGCCGGCGAGGGGTGGACGCCGCTGCACATCGGCCTGGCGCTGCTGCCCAGCGCGCTCACCGGGTTCCTCGCCCCGCGGCTGGCCGGCCCGCTGCTGGCCCGGCTGCGCCCCGCGCGGTCGCTGGCCGTCTCCGGGGTCACCGCGACCGTCGCGCTGCTGGTCGCCGCTCTCGGCGCCGCCACCGGGTCGGCGCCCGGGCTGGTGGCGGCCGTCGTCCTGGTGACCTTCGCCTTCGGGCTGGGCCAGCCGGCGCTGATGGCCGCGGTCGGCGGCGCCGTCCCGGTCGAGGTGCGCGGCGTCGCCCTCGGCATCGCCACCCTGGTCTTCCTGGTCGGCGGTGGCGTGGGGTCGGCGGTGGTCGGCGGTGCGGGGGAGGTGCTGGGGCTGGACCGCAGCCTGCTGCTCCTCGCCGTGCTGCCGCTGCTCGGCGCGCTGGGGCTGGTCCCCGGCATCCGGGCGGACCGCCGCGACCCGGGAGCGCTCACCCCTTAG
- a CDS encoding TerC family protein, translating to MELPVWFEIATFVGLTVLLLADLALVVRRPHEPSVKEASIWVTFYVVLALLFGVVVLAVTNGQFATEFYAGWLTEYSLSVDNLFVFVIIMARFQVPRKLQQEVLMVGIIIALVLRGIFILLGAELIERFTWVFYIFGAFLVYTAINLVRHRDEDEDYEENAFIRRMRKVLPMTPDFHESKIRVVQNGKKLWTPMIVVFLALGTTDLLFALDSIPAIFGLTREPFIVFTANIFALMGLRQLYFLLGGLLKRLVYLSIGLAVILAFIGVKLIMEALHTNELPFINGGEHIEAVPEIPIWLSLSIILGVLLVATVASLLKTRGETTEDAPAEVAEGESPVGTETTGRPAPAPETAEEPRHT from the coding sequence GTGGAGCTCCCCGTCTGGTTCGAGATCGCGACGTTCGTGGGGCTCACCGTCCTGCTCCTCGCAGACCTCGCCCTCGTCGTCCGCCGCCCGCACGAGCCCTCCGTGAAGGAGGCGAGCATCTGGGTCACGTTCTACGTGGTGCTGGCCCTGCTCTTCGGCGTGGTCGTCCTGGCGGTGACCAACGGGCAGTTCGCCACCGAGTTCTACGCCGGGTGGCTGACCGAGTACTCGCTCTCGGTCGACAACCTCTTCGTCTTCGTGATCATCATGGCCCGCTTCCAGGTGCCCAGGAAGCTGCAGCAAGAGGTCCTGATGGTCGGGATCATCATCGCCCTGGTCCTCCGCGGGATCTTCATCCTGCTCGGCGCCGAGCTGATCGAGCGCTTCACCTGGGTCTTCTACATCTTCGGCGCCTTCCTCGTGTACACCGCGATCAACCTCGTCCGGCACCGCGACGAGGACGAGGACTACGAGGAGAACGCCTTCATCCGGCGGATGCGCAAGGTCCTGCCGATGACCCCGGACTTCCACGAGAGCAAGATCCGCGTCGTCCAGAACGGCAAGAAGCTGTGGACGCCGATGATCGTGGTGTTCCTGGCGCTGGGCACGACCGACCTGCTCTTCGCGCTGGACAGCATCCCGGCGATCTTCGGGCTCACCCGCGAGCCGTTCATCGTCTTCACCGCGAACATCTTCGCGCTGATGGGCCTGCGCCAGCTGTACTTCCTGCTCGGCGGCCTGCTCAAGCGGCTCGTCTACCTGTCGATCGGCCTGGCCGTCATCCTCGCGTTCATCGGCGTGAAGCTGATCATGGAGGCGCTGCACACCAACGAGCTGCCGTTCATCAACGGCGGTGAGCACATCGAGGCGGTGCCGGAGATCCCGATCTGGCTGTCGCTGTCGATCATCCTCGGCGTCCTGCTGGTGGCGACCGTGGCGAGCCTGCTCAAGACGCGTGGCGAGACGACCGAGGACGCCCCGGCCGAGGTCGCCGAGGGCGAGTCCCCGGTGGGCACCGAGACCACCGGCCGGCCCGCTCCGGCGCCGGAGACCGCCGAGGAGCCCCGGCACACCTGA